In Canis lupus dingo isolate Sandy chromosome 33, ASM325472v2, whole genome shotgun sequence, a single genomic region encodes these proteins:
- the LOC112641117 gene encoding high mobility group protein B3-like: MPLLSQPSLSAQRNIRRKNPEVPVNFAEFSKKCSKRWKTMSGKEKSKFDEMAKADKVRYDREMKDYGPAKGGKKKKDPNAPKRPPSGFFLFCSESRPKSKSTNPGISIGVVAKKLGRCGNNLSDSEKQPYNKAAKLKEKYEKDVADYKSNGKFDGAKGPAKVAWKKVEEDEEDKEEEEEDDDDDDD; this comes from the exons aTGCCCCTGCTCAGCCAGCCTTCCCTGAGTGCCCA AAgaaacataagaagaaaaaacCCAGAGGTTCCTGTCAATTTTGCTGAATTTTCCAAGAAGTGCTCTAAGAGGTGGAAGACAATGTCTGGAAAGGAGAAGTCGAAATTTGATGAAATGGCCAAGGCAGATAAAGTGCGCTATGATCGGGAAATGAAGGATTATGGACCCGCTAAGGGAGGCAAGAAGAAGAAGGACCCTAATGCCCCCAAAAGACCACCATCTGGATTTTTCCTCTTCTGCTCAGAATCCCGCCCCAAGAGCAAATCGACAAACCCTGGAATCTCCATTGGAGTTGTGGCGAAGAAGCTCGGGAGATGTGGAAATAACTTAAGTGACAGCGAGAAGCAGCCTTACAACAAGGCAGCCAAGCTGAAGGAGAAGTATGAGAAGGATGTCGCTGACTATAAGTCTAACGGGAAGTTTGATGGTGCAAAAGGTCCCGCAAAAGTTGCCTGGAAAAAGGTGGAAGAGGATGAagaagacaaagaggaagaggaggaggacgacgacgacgacgacgactaA